Proteins from a genomic interval of Salinarchaeum sp. Harcht-Bsk1:
- a CDS encoding GNAT family N-acetyltransferase produces MATARSIREDELAELLELYEMLSSRNESLDSSDPELREEFDRMRTDDSLTIVAVEHDDHLVATCTVSVTRNLTRDGRPWAVMENVVTHEDYRGEGFGTAAVEYGFDVAEQAGCYKVMLLTGRESESVLGFYEDCGFDPDEKRGFVRYLDE; encoded by the coding sequence ATGGCCACGGCCCGATCCATCCGCGAGGACGAACTCGCCGAGCTACTGGAACTCTACGAGATGCTCAGCAGCCGGAACGAGTCGCTCGATTCCTCGGACCCGGAACTCCGCGAGGAGTTCGACCGGATGCGCACCGACGACTCGCTGACCATCGTCGCGGTCGAGCACGACGACCACCTCGTCGCGACCTGCACGGTCTCGGTGACGCGAAATCTCACCCGCGACGGGCGACCCTGGGCGGTGATGGAGAACGTGGTGACCCACGAGGACTATCGCGGCGAGGGCTTCGGTACGGCCGCAGTCGAGTACGGGTTCGACGTCGCGGAGCAGGCCGGCTGCTACAAGGTCATGCTGCTCACCGGCCGGGAATCGGAGTCCGTGCTCGGATTTTACGAGGACTGCGGGTTCGATCCCGACGAGAAGCGCGGGTTCGTCCGATACCTCGACGAGTAG
- a CDS encoding SLC13 family permease — translation MHVGAWPAFAIVLQAAAEPPALTTGMLVVFGIVLAALVLFVWEPVPIDVTAIAVLVALVALGDWTELTIEEGLSGFSSPATIAVLAMFILSEGIRRTGLVSVIGREIADRYGNSPIKQLGAVLGLAGGTAGFINNTPVVAVMIPMVDELADRTGTSPSKLLMPVSFAAMMGGTLTLIGTSTNLLASDVYAQLGPQYDAFSMFEFTALGVLVLAVGSVYLFLVAPRLIPERVPAREPLTEEFEMTEYLTEVVVRGDSTFVGDTVEGCLAELDVDADIVQLVRTDAAFSEPLARKTIQADDVLVLRTDRESLVTIIEHEGLELAPDARKGDAAPPTVGADAASVDDDALEELVEEALEVEDVTDELLTADDEAVEAVDDQRLVEVVIAPDSRLVGETLESLHFRQRYDASVLAIRRGGEIIHARMDERSLRAGDTLLVQATEETVSRLAIDREFIVAGEFDLPQYREEKLPIALGIVAAVVAIAGLGIASIALSALAGVVAMVVTRCLRPGEVYDAVDWNVVVLLAGLLPLGLAMEQTGAAAFLAGHVVQSAGGLTPILLLGVFYLLTAVLTNVVSNNASVVLLIPVAVDVAVATGADPFAFAIAVTFAASTAFMTPMGYQTNLMVYGPGGYRFMDFVRVGAPLQLLLAVVTVLGIWGIWGV, via the coding sequence ATGCACGTGGGCGCGTGGCCAGCGTTCGCTATCGTCCTCCAGGCCGCGGCCGAACCGCCCGCACTGACGACCGGCATGCTGGTCGTCTTCGGTATCGTCCTCGCGGCGCTCGTCCTGTTCGTCTGGGAGCCGGTGCCGATCGACGTCACCGCGATCGCGGTGCTGGTCGCGCTCGTCGCGCTCGGCGACTGGACGGAACTGACGATCGAGGAGGGACTCTCGGGCTTCTCGAGTCCGGCGACCATCGCCGTGCTCGCGATGTTCATCCTGAGCGAGGGGATCCGGCGGACCGGCCTCGTCAGCGTGATCGGTCGGGAGATCGCCGACCGCTACGGCAACAGCCCGATCAAGCAGCTGGGAGCGGTGCTGGGGCTCGCCGGCGGCACGGCAGGGTTCATCAACAACACCCCGGTCGTGGCGGTGATGATCCCGATGGTCGACGAACTGGCCGATCGCACGGGGACCTCGCCGTCGAAACTGCTGATGCCCGTCTCCTTCGCGGCCATGATGGGCGGCACGCTAACGCTGATCGGGACCTCGACGAACCTGCTCGCGAGCGACGTGTACGCCCAGCTCGGCCCGCAGTACGACGCCTTCTCGATGTTCGAGTTCACCGCGCTCGGGGTGCTGGTGCTCGCCGTCGGTTCGGTCTACCTCTTCCTCGTCGCGCCGCGGCTCATCCCCGAGCGCGTACCGGCCCGGGAGCCCCTGACCGAGGAGTTCGAGATGACCGAGTACCTCACGGAGGTCGTCGTGCGCGGGGATTCGACGTTCGTCGGTGACACCGTCGAGGGCTGTCTCGCCGAGCTCGACGTCGACGCGGACATCGTCCAGCTCGTCCGCACGGACGCCGCGTTCAGCGAGCCGCTTGCCCGGAAGACCATCCAGGCCGACGACGTCCTCGTGCTCCGGACCGACCGGGAGAGCCTGGTAACGATCATCGAACACGAGGGCCTGGAGCTCGCCCCGGACGCACGGAAGGGCGACGCCGCACCCCCGACGGTCGGCGCCGACGCTGCCAGCGTGGACGACGACGCGCTCGAGGAACTCGTCGAGGAGGCCCTCGAGGTGGAAGACGTCACCGACGAGTTGCTCACCGCCGACGACGAAGCCGTGGAGGCCGTCGACGACCAGCGACTCGTCGAGGTGGTGATCGCGCCGGACTCCAGGCTCGTCGGCGAGACGCTCGAGTCCCTCCACTTCCGGCAGCGCTACGACGCCTCCGTGCTGGCGATCCGTCGCGGCGGCGAGATCATCCACGCACGGATGGACGAACGCTCGCTTCGTGCGGGTGACACCTTGCTCGTCCAGGCGACCGAGGAGACGGTCAGCAGGCTCGCGATCGACCGCGAGTTCATCGTCGCGGGCGAGTTCGACCTGCCGCAGTACCGGGAGGAGAAGCTCCCGATCGCGCTCGGCATCGTCGCAGCCGTCGTCGCGATCGCCGGGCTGGGGATCGCCTCGATCGCGCTGTCAGCGCTAGCGGGCGTCGTCGCGATGGTCGTCACCCGGTGTCTCCGCCCCGGCGAGGTGTACGACGCGGTGGACTGGAACGTGGTCGTGCTGCTGGCGGGGCTCCTCCCGCTCGGCCTCGCGATGGAGCAGACCGGCGCGGCGGCGTTCCTGGCGGGGCACGTCGTCCAGTCGGCAGGAGGGTTGACGCCGATCCTGTTGCTCGGTGTGTTCTACCTGCTGACCGCGGTGCTGACGAACGTCGTCAGCAACAACGCCTCCGTCGTGCTGTTGATTCCGGTCGCGGTCGACGTCGCTGTGGCGACCGGTGCGGACCCCTTCGCGTTCGCGATCGCGGTGACGTTCGCGGCGTCGACGGCGTTCATGACGCCGATGGGCTACCAGACCAACCTGATGGTCTACGGCCCGGGTGGCTATCGCTTCATGGACTTCGTCCGCGTCGGCGCTCCCCTGCAGTTGTTGCTCGCGGTCGTCACCGTGCTGGGCATCTGGGGCATCTGGGGCGTGTAG